AAAGCTCATGAAAAATATACGCTGGGAAGAGTTGAAGCACCCTTTTTTCCTAGAGACAGCATTAAAACCGTTGAGACTGGGAGTCAAATTCGTCGAAGTCCCGGCAAAATGGCAGGCACGCACAGAGGGCGAATCAGTAAATAGTTTCTTCGCAAATTTTAAGTATTTCAGGACGGCTTGGCACAACAGATTATTAAGGCCGGAGCAAATTTTATTGAATGGAGAAAAATTTAATGAGCGATAACAAATTAAGAACTTTGATTTTTGCGGCTGTTACAGTTGTAATTATATTATCCGGCTGGCTTTGTGATGATGCTTATCACGGTTTTGTAATGGCCAAGCACTTAGTCGAGGGTAACGGATTTGTATATAATATCGGCGAACGTGTGAATGCGAGTACATGTCCGTTATTTACGCTGATTATTGCGGGGATTTATGCTTTATTCGGGCGCGGAATGTATATTATAGGCATTGGGACGTGTGTAATTTTTTCTGTCTTGTGCGTGTATATGCTTCTGTATAAGACTTGCAGGACTCGCGGGGATTTAATATTTATTACGCTGATATTGTGCAGTAAGTCATTTATTTCGTATTCAACGTCAGGGCTTGAGAACTCGTTATTATTTGCGCTGGGGATGTTATTTTTTCTTGTGATGTTCAAGAGTGAAAGTTATTCCGGCGGAGAGTTATTTATTTTGTCATTTCTTGCGGGATTAATCGCGCTGACTAGAATGGATAATATTTTGATATATTTGCCGTTCCTGATATATTGCTTCATTGTGAGAAAAAATAAAATTGGACGTTTGCCGGCGTTCTTTATTGGATTTGCTGGGGTGCTGCCGTTTATAGCGTGGGAAATTTTTTCGTTGTTCTATTATGGATTCTTGTTTCCCAATACTGCATATATAAAGTTAGGTACGATGATTTCATTGCGTCTGTATATCAGAAAGGGCATTGAATACGTTATAGCGAGTTTTGCTATGGATCCTGCTGTAATAATAATTCCTGTTGCGTATATATTTATTGCGTTGTTAATGTGCAGGGACATTCGGCATAAATTATTATCTTTAGGGACGGCGTTATATATAATTTATGTGATAAGAATCGGCGGTGATTTCATGTCCGGCCGTCATTTCACGGTGATTTATATTCTTTCGTCAGCGGCTGTAGTTATGATTCTCC
This window of the Synergistaceae bacterium genome carries:
- a CDS encoding glycosyltransferase family 39 protein, whose amino-acid sequence is MEKNLMSDNKLRTLIFAAVTVVIILSGWLCDDAYHGFVMAKHLVEGNGFVYNIGERVNASTCPLFTLIIAGIYALFGRGMYIIGIGTCVIFSVLCVYMLLYKTCRTRGDLIFITLILCSKSFISYSTSGLENSLLFALGMLFFLVMFKSESYSGGELFILSFLAGLIALTRMDNILIYLPFLIYCFIVRKNKIGRLPAFFIGFAGVLPFIAWEIFSLFYYGFLFPNTAYIKLGTMISLRLYIRKGIEYVIASFAMDPAVIIIPVAYIFIALLMCRDIRHKLLSLGTALYIIYVIRIGGDFMSGRHFTVIYILSSAAVVMILRENIIKFDIKRASKILVVCMMYAVTIGNLLDSVVK